The following coding sequences lie in one Lolium perenne isolate Kyuss_39 chromosome 2, Kyuss_2.0, whole genome shotgun sequence genomic window:
- the LOC127329812 gene encoding protein FAR1-RELATED SEQUENCE 5-like, protein MDPKCSTGALDLNEPAIEGDRVIEDVSLFHDLQIEVTGSIQRTLSNPDVTKSSEHSKHASGSYTGASADTNPETAETLSTDDSGGDEDEGEVQSTPCSQTEVETPFKGKVYDSWEDAKMQYNRYAKKIGFSIKCSTSKVSKIDDQRDKQLFVCNKSGKNEDINKLEAPPVRQRNRSITKKTECKARLRIKRRGTKWYVTYFIEEHNHNLVKKFSLKKYLRSHKGIPKEEKDFVQLLHKVNLSAGRVMRIMGEVYGGLANVPYDSKDVSNFMAKIDEEHTHKDMSLLLAHFARIKKEDPDFYFNIHTDHADKVDRIFWVDGPAIAAYKNYSDCLSFDSTYMTNMYNMPFAPFIGINRYCQTIQLGCGFLKNENIESFVWLFQEFLEAMGGLQPDNFITDQDAAMRTAVLEAFPNCCHRNCRWHIMQNAQAVLGNFLSKHEELRTELNEIIDYSMSVEEFETRWAEMITKHNVVDNTHIYDLYHIRATFVPAYFKERFFPFLQTTARSEGFNAVLKTYMDPHNNLHHFFLQYMKLQEKIDVAEDAVEFKDEDKTLRAWGDFPVEEQALQVYTRPIYLRFRAELRKVTSYNVQHVGHETYDVSPIKNYVYGYGSRSYKVEANLEAENYNCECCKFSRDGLLCCHIFRVMMQLGNIDRIPEKYILKRWRIPEEIIVEEKLELPKVPLDRKMSNKERQQLRYGTMCNDFTKVAKIASTSDKGKALADKYMQALEKELLDMKASESAKRKKRKNATTAQDGEGANDGGLDSFPQFAHVEDPVYVPKQGRPAEKRKQSGLHLKSSKVVKCSLCGSNQHTAAMCNDKITPAPEPKEFDFFREMV, encoded by the coding sequence ATGGATCCAAAATGTTCTACAGGAGCACTAGATCTAAATGAACCAGCAATTGAAGGTGACAGGGTAATCGAAGATGTCAGTTTGTTCCATGATTTGCAAATAGAAGTAACAGGCAGCATACAAAGGACCTTGAGCAACCCAGATGTGACCAAAAGCTCAGAACATAGCAAGCATGCAAGTGGAAGCTACACTGGTGCTTCTGCTGACACAAACCCAGAAACTGCTGAAACACTATCAACTGATGATTCCGGCGGTGATGAAGATGAGGGTGAAGTCCAGTCAACACCATGCAGCCAAACTGAAGTTGAAACCCCTTTCAAAGGGAAGGTCTATGATTCATGGGAGGATGCGAAGATGCAGTACAACCGATATGCTAAGAAGATTGGGTTTTCCATCAAATGCAGTACATCCAAGGTTTCGAAAATTGATGATCAAAGAGACAAACAGTTATTTGTTTGCAACAAGAGTGGAAAAAATGAAGACATCAATAAGTTAGAAGCACCACCTGTTAGGCAAAGGAACAGAAGCATCACCAAGAAAACTGAATGCAAAGCCAGATTGAGAATTAAAAGGAGAGGAACAAAGTGGTATGTCACATACTTCATTGAAGAACACAATCACAATTTGGTGAAGAAGTTTTCCTTGAAAAAGTATTTGAGATCTCACAAAGGAATACCTAAGGAAGAGAAGGATTTTGTTCAGCTCTTGCATAAGGTGAATCTATCTGCTGGCAGGGTAATGAGGATTATGGGAGAGGTCTATGGCGGTCTCGCAAATGTACCCTATGACAGTAAGGATGTGAGCAACTTCATGGCTAAAATAGATGAAGAACACACGCACAAAGACATGTCCCTGTTGCTAGCTCACTTTGCAAGGATAAAAAAAGAAGACCCAGATTTCTACTTCAACATACATACAGATCATGCGGACAAAGTGGACCGCATATTCTGGGTAGATGGGCCAGCGATTGCTGCTTACAAAAATTACAGTGATTGCCTCTCATTCGACAGCACCTACATGACCAATATGTACAATATGCCTTTTGCACCATTCATTGGAATCAATAGGTACTGTCAAACAATCCAGCTAGGATGTGGGTTCCTAAAGAATGAGAACATCGAGAGTTTTGTCTGGTTGTTTCAGGAGTTTCTTGAGGCTATGGGTGGTCTGCAGCCAGATAACTTCATAACTGATCAAGACGCGGCAATGAGAACTGCAGTTCTCGAAGCATTTCCAAATTGCTGTCACAGAAATTGTAGGTGGCACATTATGCAAAATGCGCAGGCCGTTTTGGGCAACTTCTTGTCAAAACATGAGGAGCTAAGGACAGAGTTGAACGAAATAATTGATTACAGCATGTCGGTTGAAGAGTTTGAAACTAGGTGGGCAGAAATGATTACCAAACACAATGTAGTGGACAACACCCATATCTATGATCTATATCATATTAGAGCCACTTTTGTGCCAGCCTACTTCAAAGAAAGGTTCTTTCCGTTCCTACAGACTACTGCTCGTAGTGAGGGGTTCAACGCTGTTTTGAAAACTTACATGGACCCGCACAACAATCTGCATCATTTCTTCCTTCAGTACATGAAGTTGCAAGAAAAGATTGATGTAGCGGAGGATGCAGTTGAATTCAAGGATGAAGACAAAACTCTTAGGGCGTGGGGAGATTTTCCAGTTGAAGAGCAAGCCTTGCAGGTGTATACACGGCCCATTTACTTGCGCTTTCGTGCGGAGCTTCGTAAAGTGACATCTTATAATGTACAGCATGTTGGTCATGAAACGTACGATGTTAGCCCTATCAAGAATTATGTTTATGGCTATGGCAGTAGAAGCTACAAGGTAGAGGCTAATTTGGAAGCTGAAAATTACAACTGCGAGTGCTGCAAGTTCAGCAGGGATGGGTTGTTGTGCTGCCATATTTTTAGAGTCATGATGCAATTGGGTAACATTGACAGAATTCCAGAGAAGTACATCCTCAAGAGGTGGAGAATACCAGAGGAAATTATCGTGGAGGAGAAATTGGAATTGCCAAAGGTACCACTAGACAGAAAAATGAGTAACAAAGAAAGGCAGCAGCTACGTTATGGAACTATGTGCAATGATTTCACTAAAGTAGCCAAAATTGCATCAACATCTGATAAGGGGAAGGCGCTAGCAGATAAATACATGCAAGCTTTAGAGAAAGAATTGTTAGACATGAAAGCTTCGGAGTCTGCTAAACGTAAGAAAAGAAAAAATGCTACTACTGCTCAAGATGGAGAAGGGGCAAATGATGGTGGGCTTGATAGTTTTCCGCAGTTTGCTCATGTTGAGGATCCAGTATATGTTCCAAAGCAAGGTCGTCCAGCAGAGAAAAGAAAACAGTCTGGTTTGCATTTGAAGTCATCCAAAGTTGTCAAATGCAGCTTATGCGGGTCTAATCAACACACAGCGGCTATGTGCAACGATAAGATAACACCAGCGCCAGAGCCTAAAGAATTTGACTTCTTCCGTGAAATGGTGTAA